GTGAACACGCCGGAGATGGGCATCCACGGCTTCATCGAATTCGGCAACCGCATGCTGACCTTCGCCTTGGCGGCAGTCGCCGTCCTGATGCTGGTGTATTTGTGGAACCTCCGCAAGGAACGCCGAGACCTTTTCCTCCTGGCGGTGGGCCTGCTCGCCAGCATTCCGGCACAAGCCATCATTGGCGGCATCACCGTGCTGTCCAATCTGAACCCCTGGGTTGTCGGACTGCACTTCCTGGTTTCCATGGCCCTCGTCGTCTTCTCCACGCTCCTTGTCAACCGCGCCTATGGCCGGACCGGCCGCTTCATGAAACGGCCGTTGGCAGCGATTCCTGGCGCCATGAGCCCCGTCATGACCGCCGTCGCGTTCTTTTCGGCAGTTGCGGTGTGCCTCGGCGTCGTGGTGACCGGCGCCGGACCCCACGCCGGGGACGCCAACGCGCCGCGGAACGGCATCGACTGGGATCTCTTCTCGCACATCCACGCAGTGCCGGCATACCTCATCACGGCCGGAGCCGTCTTCGCCGTCTACTTCGTCCTGCGCAAGGGAATCACCGGCCCCTTCCGCACCGCGGCGCTGCTGCTGCTCGGCGTGACGCTCCTGCAGGCCGTCATTGGCTTTGCCCAGTACTACAACGGCATCCCCGCCCTCCTGGTAGGCGCCCACATGTTGGGGGCCGCCCTGCTCATGAGTGCCGCCACGAACGCGGCGGATGTGGCACGGTTCAGCCCGAAGCTCTAGCCCCTGGCGGCTGATGGCCTCTGCCTAAGCCACCAAAGGGAAGACCCTCCTTCACGTCATGCGACGTGAAGGAGGGTCTTCTGTTTTATCCCCGAAGGTGAGCGGGCGTTTGGGAAAAAGGCGCCATAGGTGAGCGGGCGTTTGGGAAAAAGGCGCCATAGGTGAGCGGGCGTTTGGGAAAAAGGCGCCATAGGTGAGCGGGCGTCCTACGGCGACGCGGGCGTCAGCCGCCGATGATCGGGGAACCGATGAACGGGTCCACCGCGAGGGCAATGAAGAGAAGCGTCAGGTAGCTGATGGAGCCATGGAAGACCTTCATGGCTCCCTTGTTCGAGACGTCGCCGCCTTGCGCCCGGTTGTAGAGGGCGTGTGATTCGTAGAGGAACCAGGCGCCCGCGAGGACTGCGGCGATGGTGTACACCCAGCCCGCCCGGCCCACCGGCACCAAAAGCAGCGAGCACACCACCATGGCCCAGGCGTACAGAACCACCTGGACGGAAACCACCTTGGCACCGGCGATGGCGCCCAGCATCGGGACGTTGGCGTTGCGGTAGTCCTCGCCGTACCGCATGGACAACGGCCAGTAGTGCGGAGGAGTCCACAGGAAAATCACCATGAAGAGCACGACGGCGGGCCACTCGACAGTGTTCGTCACCGCCGCCCAGGCGATCAGCACAGGGAAGCAGCCGGCCGCACCGCCCCATACGATGTTCTGTGCCGTACGGCGCTTGAGGATCATCGTGTAGATGACAACGTAGAAAACAATCGCACCAAGGCCGAGCCAAGCCGAAAGGGGGTTCGCGCCAAACCATAGGATGGCGATGGAGGCAGCTCCAAGGATCCACGCGAAGATGAGTGCTTCGCGAGGGGTGACTTCACCGGTCACGAGGGGACGCTTTTCGGTGCGGTGCATCAACTTGTCGATGTCGCGGTCGATGTAGCAGTTGAAGACCCCCGCGCTGCCGGCGGCGAAGGCGCCGCCCACCAACGTGGCCAGAATCAAGCCGATGGAGGGGAAGCCCCGTTGCGCGAAGATCATGGTGGGCAGGGTGCTGACCAGCAGCAATTCGATCACGCGGGGTTTGGTCAGTGCCAGATACGCCTTGAACTTACGGGACATTCCGCGCTTCCCCACAGCCGGGGAAGCATTGAGGGGCGTATCTGTTGTGCTCACGTTGGCAGTCACTCTGTTCTTTGCTGGTGTTGTCAAGGCAGGTTTCCCGGGGTGGCGGCACCCCGGTTCGGCCTCCAAATATCATACCGTGGCCTGTCCGACGCCACCGCACCGGCGAACTTTACTTTGTTTCCGAAAGTTCACCGGCACTTTGCCGCCGCCGTGATTCATAAAACGGAATATGCGTCCATTTTTTGAGATTCCCACCATTCGGGGTGGCGAACCGGGCTAAGCTGTCTGCAGATCAGCTCACGCAAGGTTTCCGAGAAAGCGTATTCTCAGAGTTGCATGTCTGGATGATAGATCAACGTTTCAATGGTGAACGGCTGGTAGGAACTTCGCAGCGGGCGCCATCCTGTGCCCGAGGCTTGCCATGTGCCGTCACCAGCCGTCAGCACAGAGAGGGGCTCGGTTTACGTGCCACATTTGGAAGAGCAAGAACTGACTTGGACAAGCCTGGACCAGCGCGCCGTGGACACCGTCCGCGTTTTGGCCGCTGACGCCGTCGAGAAGGTCGGCAACGGTCACCCCGGTACGGCCATGAGCCTTGCACCGGCCGCCTACCTGCTGTTCCAGAAGCTGATGCGCCACGACCCGAAGAACCCGGACTGGATCGGCCGCGACCGGTTCATCCTGTCCCCCGGACACACATCGCTGACCCTGTACATCCAGTTGTTCCTTTCCGGCTACGGCCTGGAGCTGAAGGACCTCGAGGCCCTGCGCACCTGGGGATCGCTGACCCCCGGCCACCCGGAATACAAGCACACCGCCGGCGTCGAGATCACCACCGGCCCGCTGGGCCAGGGCCTGGCCTCCTCGGTGGGCTTCGCCTACTCGCAGCGCCGCCAACGCGGCCTGTTCGACGCCGATGCTCCCGCCGGCGAGAGCCCGTTCGACCACACCATCTGGGTCATTGCCTCCGACGGCGACCTCCAGGAAGGCGTCACCTCGGAAGCATCTTCCCTGGCGGGGCACCAGGAACTGGGGAACCTCGTGGTGATCTACGACGAGAACCACATCTCCATCGAAGACGACACCGACGTGGCCTTCACCGAAGACGTCCTCAAGCGCTACGAGGCCTACGGCTGGCACACCCAGCGCGTGGACTGGACCAAGACCGGCGAGTACGTCGAAGACGTCCAGGAGCTCTACGGCGCCCTGCTCGCCGCCAAGGCCGAGACCAGCAAGCCGTCCATCATCTCGCTGCGCACCATCATCGGCTACCCGGCACCCAAGAAGCAGAACACGGGCAAAATCCACGGTTCCGCCCTCGGTGCCGAAGAAGTCGCAGCACTCAAGGAAGTCCTGGGCTTCGACCCCGAGCGTTCCTTCCAGGTTGACGAGGACGTCCTGGCACATGCCCGTGCCGTCGTCGAGCGCGGCGCAGCCGAGCGCAGCGAATGGCAGGCATCCTTCGAGGCGTGGCAGGCCGCCAACCCCGAGGGCGCGGCACTGCTCGAGCGCATCGAGGCCAAGAAGCTTCCCGTCGAGCTCGACGCCGCGCTGCCGGTGTTCGAAGCAGGCAAGGAAGTCTCCACCCGTGCCGCGTCCGGCAAGGTCCTGAACGCGATCGGCCCGGTCCTTCCGGAACTGTGGGGCGGTTCCGCCGACCTCGCCGAGTCCAACAACACCACCATCGAGGGTTCGCCGTCGTTCATCCCGACCTCGCGCTCCACCGGCGCATGGAAGGGCAACCCTTACGGCCGGGTGCTGCACTTCGGTATCCGCGAGCACGCCGCCGCGTCGATCGTGAACGGCATCTCGCTGCACGGCCGGACCCGGGCGTTCTCCGGCACGTTCCTGATCTTCAGCGACTACCAGCGTCCCGCGATCCGCCTCGGCGCCCTCATGGGTGTCCCGTCGCTGTACGTCTGGACCCACGACTCGATCGGCCTGGGCGAAGACGGCCCCACCCACCAGCCGGTGGAACAGCTGTCCACCCTCCGCGCCATCCCGGGCCTGGACGTTGTCCGTCCCGGCGACGCCAACGAGGTTGCCGCAGCGTGGAAGACCATGCTGGAGAACCACGAGAACCCGGCAGGCATCGTGCTGACCCGCCAGAACATCCCGACCTACGCACGCGGCGAAGGCGTTGCCGAAGGTGACACCTTCGGCTCCACCGCCGGCGTCGCCAAGGGCGGCTACGTCCTGGCAGAGGCTTCGAAGGACGGCGCGACGGTTCCGGCCGACGTCATCCTGATCGGCACCGGTTCCGAGGTACAGCTCGCGGTGAACGCCCGCGAAGCGCTCCAGGCCGAAGGCATCGCCGCCCGCGTCGTCTCCATGCCGTGCGTCGAGTGGTTCAACAAGCAGGATTCCGCCTACCGCGAGTCCGTGCTTCCGGCCGCCGTCAAGGCCCGCGTCTCGGTCGAAGCCGGCCTGGCACTGGGCTGGAAGGAGTTCGTCGGCGACGCCGGACGCTCCATCAGCCTCGAGCACTTCGGCGCCTCGGCAGACTACAAGCGCCTCTTCAAGGAGTTCGGCATCACGGCAGAAGCAGTCGCCGCCGCCGCCAAGGACTCCCTCGCGGGTCTCGGTAGCTGAAACGCGACCGAGACGAATCCGACAGCAACGAACAGATTTCCAAGGAGATTAAAGAAATGACTACGACTCCCACCCAGCAGCTTTCCGACGCCGGCGTGTCCATCTGGCTTGACGACCTCTCCCGGGAGCGCCTTGCCAGCGGCACCCTGCAGAAGCTCATCGACGAGAAGAACGTGGTTGGTGTCACCACCAACCCGTCCATCTTCCACGCGGCCATCACCGCCGGCAGCGACTACGACGCCGTGATTGCCGAACAGGCCGCAAAGGGCTCGTCCGTCGAAGAGACCGTCTTCGAGATCACCACCACCGACGTCGCCGACGCCTGCGACCTCTTCGCTCCGGTTGCCGCGGCGAGCAAGGGCGTCGACGGCCGCGTCTCCATCGAGGTGGACCCCCGCCTGGCATGGGACACCGAAGGCACCATCGCCGAGGCCAAGCACCTGTACAAGAAGGTCAACAAGGACAACGTCCACATCAAGATCCCGGCAACCCTTGAAGGCCTCGCCGCCATCACGGCAACCCTGGCAGAGGGCATCAGCGTCAACGTGACCCTGATCTTCTCCCTGGAGCGCTACCGCGCCGTCATCAACGCTTTCCAGTCCGGCCTCGAGCTGGCCAAGGAAAACGGCCACGACCTCTCCAAGATCCACTCGGTGGCGTCCTTCTTCGTGTCCCGCGTGGACTCCGAGATCGACAAGCGCCTCAATGCCCTCGGCACCGATGAAGCGAAGGCCCTCAAGGGCAAGGCAGGCGTTGCCAACGCCCGCCTTGCGTACCAGGTCTACGAAGAGCTGTTTTCCACCGAGCGTTGGGCAGTCCTGGCCGAGGCCGGCGCGCTCCCGCAGCGCCCGCTGTGGGCTTCGACCGGCGTGAAGGACCCGGCATACCCGGACACCCTGTACGTCACCGAGCTGGTCGCCGCCGGCGTCGTCAACACCATGCCGGAAAAGACCCTCGACGCCACGTTCGACCACGGCGTGGTCACGGGTGACACCATCTCCGGCACCTACGAGGAAGCAAACAGCGTCCTCAACGCACTGGAGGGCCTGGGCATCTCCTACAACGACGTCGTCGCAATCCTCGAATCCGAGGGCCTGGACAAGTTCGTCGCCAGCTGGAAGGAACTTCTGGCCGACGTCGAAGGAGCCCTCGCCTCTGCAC
This genomic interval from Arthrobacter sp. FW306-2-2C-D06B contains the following:
- a CDS encoding COX15/CtaA family protein, which translates into the protein MSTASRLPKSIQQLTAKLPTEVNSTILRLAMLSLIGQVVLVVTGGAVRLTSSGLGCPTWPRCTSGSLVNTPEMGIHGFIEFGNRMLTFALAAVAVLMLVYLWNLRKERRDLFLLAVGLLASIPAQAIIGGITVLSNLNPWVVGLHFLVSMALVVFSTLLVNRAYGRTGRFMKRPLAAIPGAMSPVMTAVAFFSAVAVCLGVVVTGAGPHAGDANAPRNGIDWDLFSHIHAVPAYLITAGAVFAVYFVLRKGITGPFRTAALLLLGVTLLQAVIGFAQYYNGIPALLVGAHMLGAALLMSAATNAADVARFSPKL
- a CDS encoding heme o synthase, which encodes MTANVSTTDTPLNASPAVGKRGMSRKFKAYLALTKPRVIELLLVSTLPTMIFAQRGFPSIGLILATLVGGAFAAGSAGVFNCYIDRDIDKLMHRTEKRPLVTGEVTPREALIFAWILGAASIAILWFGANPLSAWLGLGAIVFYVVIYTMILKRRTAQNIVWGGAAGCFPVLIAWAAVTNTVEWPAVVLFMVIFLWTPPHYWPLSMRYGEDYRNANVPMLGAIAGAKVVSVQVVLYAWAMVVCSLLLVPVGRAGWVYTIAAVLAGAWFLYESHALYNRAQGGDVSNKGAMKVFHGSISYLTLLFIALAVDPFIGSPIIGG
- the tkt gene encoding transketolase produces the protein MEEQELTWTSLDQRAVDTVRVLAADAVEKVGNGHPGTAMSLAPAAYLLFQKLMRHDPKNPDWIGRDRFILSPGHTSLTLYIQLFLSGYGLELKDLEALRTWGSLTPGHPEYKHTAGVEITTGPLGQGLASSVGFAYSQRRQRGLFDADAPAGESPFDHTIWVIASDGDLQEGVTSEASSLAGHQELGNLVVIYDENHISIEDDTDVAFTEDVLKRYEAYGWHTQRVDWTKTGEYVEDVQELYGALLAAKAETSKPSIISLRTIIGYPAPKKQNTGKIHGSALGAEEVAALKEVLGFDPERSFQVDEDVLAHARAVVERGAAERSEWQASFEAWQAANPEGAALLERIEAKKLPVELDAALPVFEAGKEVSTRAASGKVLNAIGPVLPELWGGSADLAESNNTTIEGSPSFIPTSRSTGAWKGNPYGRVLHFGIREHAAASIVNGISLHGRTRAFSGTFLIFSDYQRPAIRLGALMGVPSLYVWTHDSIGLGEDGPTHQPVEQLSTLRAIPGLDVVRPGDANEVAAAWKTMLENHENPAGIVLTRQNIPTYARGEGVAEGDTFGSTAGVAKGGYVLAEASKDGATVPADVILIGTGSEVQLAVNAREALQAEGIAARVVSMPCVEWFNKQDSAYRESVLPAAVKARVSVEAGLALGWKEFVGDAGRSISLEHFGASADYKRLFKEFGITAEAVAAAAKDSLAGLGS
- the tal gene encoding transaldolase, producing MTTTPTQQLSDAGVSIWLDDLSRERLASGTLQKLIDEKNVVGVTTNPSIFHAAITAGSDYDAVIAEQAAKGSSVEETVFEITTTDVADACDLFAPVAAASKGVDGRVSIEVDPRLAWDTEGTIAEAKHLYKKVNKDNVHIKIPATLEGLAAITATLAEGISVNVTLIFSLERYRAVINAFQSGLELAKENGHDLSKIHSVASFFVSRVDSEIDKRLNALGTDEAKALKGKAGVANARLAYQVYEELFSTERWAVLAEAGALPQRPLWASTGVKDPAYPDTLYVTELVAAGVVNTMPEKTLDATFDHGVVTGDTISGTYEEANSVLNALEGLGISYNDVVAILESEGLDKFVASWKELLADVEGALASARKAS